One Sporosarcina sp. FSL W8-0480 genomic window, ACATAGCGTGATCGAATTTTTGTTGTATTGAATTTCTCTTTACAATTCAAGCATACCATTTCCCTTAAAAACGAGGAACTTACTTCCATTTCACGTCACCCCTTCTACTTAAAAGTATAACCTATTTCGACGTAAACCGAGTAAATATGATTGCGTTATGGGTAAAATCATTGATATGATAGTTAAAAAGCGGGAAGGTGGATGTAAATGACACAATACGTTGAAATTACTGAAGCTGCGGCGTATCGCGTTAAGGAAATGATGAAGCATAATGGTGAAGAGGGATCATTCCTACGTGTCGCCGTAAACGGTGGTGGATGCAGTGGATTGACATATGGGTTAGGATTTGAGGAAGTTAAATCAGAAGATGACTACTTATTATCCCAACATGGAATTGAAATCATTGTAGCTAAAGACGATGCAGGAATTTTAGAGGGAACAAAAGTTGACTATAAAGAATCTCTAATGGGCGGCGGTTTTACGATTAATAATCCGAATGCCATCGCTTCATGCGGTTGTGGGACGTCATTCAGAACTGCTAAAAAAGTTGGAACACCACAAACATGTGATTGACATTCAGCACTCTCTTTCATCCATTTGAACTAAATTGTTCATTTGAATGAAAGAGGGTCTTTATTATTATCGGCGTTTAAATATATTATTAATAAAGTATTGAAAAGCCTTATCAAAAAGGCTACTATTGAATAGTAGAAGTTTGTCGAAATAGAGGCAAATGCCAGGACTGAGCAAATCGACGTATGAACCGATTTACATCGGACCCGGCACATAATAAATTCAAAGGTGGTTTCGATTTTCGTGAAAAGACCGACAATCTTAGTATTAGGTGCGGGTTACGGTGGCTTATCCACAGTTGTCAACTTGCAGAAATCGATTGGC contains:
- a CDS encoding iron-sulfur cluster assembly accessory protein codes for the protein MTQYVEITEAAAYRVKEMMKHNGEEGSFLRVAVNGGGCSGLTYGLGFEEVKSEDDYLLSQHGIEIIVAKDDAGILEGTKVDYKESLMGGGFTINNPNAIASCGCGTSFRTAKKVGTPQTCD